One Gossypium hirsutum isolate 1008001.06 chromosome A11, Gossypium_hirsutum_v2.1, whole genome shotgun sequence genomic window carries:
- the LOC107958372 gene encoding uncharacterized protein: protein MSKQGASGLIVRDNDGFVLACGQSKMERVMDASVAESTTVVKAMEFALQLGYQKVIFEEDALNVIIGLQGRNKDLSCMELVISKGRSLALLFQICVFKHTKRKCNEAAHHLAKNCYFLCDAFWMEECLSFLYDTVIKDAIYA from the coding sequence ATGTCTAAACAAGGTGCAAGTGGTCTCATCGTTCGAGACAATGACGGTTTCGTTCTTGCATGTGGACAGTCTAAAATGGAGAGAGTTATGGATGCTAGTGTGGCAGAGTCAACTACTGTCGTCAAAGCGATGGAATTTGCCTTACAACTCGGGTATCAAAAGGTTATTTTTGAAGAGGATGCTTTGAATGTTATTATTGGATTACAGGGAAGAAACAAGGACCTCTCTTGTATGGAACTAGTGATTTCAAAAGGAAGATCCCTTGCCCTTCTTTTCCAGATTTGTGTCTTCAAACACACCAAAAGGAAATGCAATGAAGCTGCTCACCATTTAGCTAAAAACTGTTATTTTCTGTGTGATGCTTTTTGGATGGAAGAATGTTTATCTTTTCTCTATGATACTGTAATCAAGGACGCTATTTATGCTTAA
- the LOC107895752 gene encoding UPF0434 protein Mmwyl1_2153, which produces MVRLSKWLLKEAGTGVNKTLSEILVCPLSKQALRVCEEPPSLISDSIGVSFPIKDGIPCLVPTDGKILDTDDTMKHDNAADDSANNK; this is translated from the exons atggtgagATTATCCAAATGGCTTCTAAAAGAAGCAGGAACCGGAGTTAACAAGACACTTTCAGAGATCCTCGTTTGTCCGCTCTCCAAACAAGCTTTAAG GGTTTGCGAGGAACCACCTTCTCTTATCAGCGATTCTATTGGTGTCTCTTTTCCT ATAAAGGATGGGATCCCATGTTTGGTGCCGACAGATGGGAAGATACTTGATACTGATGATACAATGAAACATGATAATGCTGCTGATGATTCAGCTAACAACAAGTAA
- the LOC107895710 gene encoding protein MID1-COMPLEMENTING ACTIVITY 1 isoform X1, producing the protein MASAWEHFGEVANVAQLAGFDAVRLIAMIGKAASTARMHKKNCRQFALHLKLIGNLLEQLKISELKRYPETREPLEQFEDALRKAYILVNSCQDRSYLYLLAMGWNIVYQFRKAQNEIDQYLKIVPLITLVDNSRVRERLEVIEKDQHEYTLDEEDRRVQDVILKPEPSTNDAIILKKTLSCSYPNLCFNEALRKENEKLQVELQRSQSNYDVQQCEVIQHLLEVTEVAAATSAPDKRSKKVERNYSDANSEKGHSYDEISPKKPGSRITSRNTSSVSSGCDLLSDRGLDRYDEWHADLLGCCSEPYLCIKTFFCPCGTLSKIATVATNRHMSSAEACNELMAYSLILSCCCYTCCVRRKLRKALNITGGFIDDFLSHLMCCCCALVQEWREVEIRGFNGSEKTKTSPPPSQFMES; encoded by the exons ATGGCATCTGCGTGGGAACATTTTGGAGAAGTTGCAAATGTAGCCCAGCTCGCTGGGTTTGATGCAGTGCGGTTAATAGCTATGATAGGTAAAGCTGCAAGCACAGCTCGAATGCACAAGAAGAATTGCAGGCAATTCGCGCTGCATCTCAAGTTGATCGGTAACTTGCTGGAGCAGCTTAAGATCTCGGAGCTTAAGAGGTATCCGGAGACGCGTGAGCCATTGGAGCAATTTGAGGATGCATTAAGGAAGGCTTACATTTTGGTCAATAGTTGTCAGGATAGGAGCTATCTGTATCTCCTGGCCATGGGATGGAACATCGTGTATCAGTTTAGGAAGGCCCAGAATGAAATCGACCAGTATTTGAAGATTGTTCCTCTTATCACGCTGGTGGATAATTCTCGAGTCAGG GAGAGACTAGAAGTTATAGAGAAAGATCAACATGAATACACATTGGATGAAGAGGACCGAAGGGTGCAAGATGTTATACTGAAACCAGAACCGTCAACAAACGATGCCATAATATTGAAAAAAACTCTTTCTTGCTCATATCCAAATTTGTGTTTTAATGAAGCACTTCGAAAGGAAAATGAAAAGCTCCAAGTGGAATTACAACGATCTCAATCTAATTATGATGTGCAGCAGTGTGAAGTAATCCAGCATTTGCTTGAGGTAACAGAAGTTGCTGCTGCAACTTCGGCTCCAGATAAGAGGTCGAAGAAAGTAGAGCGTAATTACTCAGATGCCAATAGTGAGAAAGGTCATTCATATGATGAAATCTCTCCTAAGAAACCTGGTTCACGCATAACTTCAAG AAACACATCTTCAGTTTCATCAGGATGTGATCTGCTCTCTGATAGAGGTTTGGATCGATATGATGAATGGCATGCTGATTTGCTTGGTTGTTGCTCAGAACCATATTTGT GTATAAAGACATTCTTCTGTCCTTGTGGTACGCTTTCAAAGATTGCTACTGTGGCAACAAACAGGCATATGT cttctgcAGAAGCATGCAATGAATTGATGGCATATTCATTGATATTGTCATGCTGTTGCTACACATGCTGTGTTAGAAGGAAGCTTCGCAAGGCATTAAACATCACG GGTGGATTTATTGATGATTTCCTCTCACATTTGATGTGCTGCTGTTGCGCCCTTGTTCAAGAATGGCGAGAAGTAGAGATACGTGGGTTTAATG GGTCAGAGAAGACTAAAACAAGCCCGCCACCATCACAATTTATGGAATCATGA
- the LOC107895710 gene encoding protein MID1-COMPLEMENTING ACTIVITY 1 isoform X2 yields MASAWEHFGEVANVAQLAGFDAVRLIAMIGKAASTARMHKKNCRQFALHLKLIGNLLEQLKISELKRYPETREPLEQFEDALRKAYILVNSCQDRSYLYLLAMGWNIVYQFRKAQNEIDQYLKIVPLITLVDNSRVRERLEVIEKDQHEYTLDEEDRRVQDVILKPEPSTNDAIILKKTLSCSYPNLCFNEALRKENEKLQVELQRSQSNYDVQQCEVIQHLLEVTEVAAATSAPDKRSKKVERNYSDANSEKGHSYDEISPKKPGSRITSRNTSSVSSGCDLLSDRGLDRYDEWHADLLGCCSEPYLCIKTFFCPCGTLSKIATVATNRHMSSAEACNELMAYSLILSCCCYTCCVRRKLRKALNITGGFIDDFLSHLMCCCCALVQEWREVEIRGFNGMSSICQLPRTS; encoded by the exons ATGGCATCTGCGTGGGAACATTTTGGAGAAGTTGCAAATGTAGCCCAGCTCGCTGGGTTTGATGCAGTGCGGTTAATAGCTATGATAGGTAAAGCTGCAAGCACAGCTCGAATGCACAAGAAGAATTGCAGGCAATTCGCGCTGCATCTCAAGTTGATCGGTAACTTGCTGGAGCAGCTTAAGATCTCGGAGCTTAAGAGGTATCCGGAGACGCGTGAGCCATTGGAGCAATTTGAGGATGCATTAAGGAAGGCTTACATTTTGGTCAATAGTTGTCAGGATAGGAGCTATCTGTATCTCCTGGCCATGGGATGGAACATCGTGTATCAGTTTAGGAAGGCCCAGAATGAAATCGACCAGTATTTGAAGATTGTTCCTCTTATCACGCTGGTGGATAATTCTCGAGTCAGG GAGAGACTAGAAGTTATAGAGAAAGATCAACATGAATACACATTGGATGAAGAGGACCGAAGGGTGCAAGATGTTATACTGAAACCAGAACCGTCAACAAACGATGCCATAATATTGAAAAAAACTCTTTCTTGCTCATATCCAAATTTGTGTTTTAATGAAGCACTTCGAAAGGAAAATGAAAAGCTCCAAGTGGAATTACAACGATCTCAATCTAATTATGATGTGCAGCAGTGTGAAGTAATCCAGCATTTGCTTGAGGTAACAGAAGTTGCTGCTGCAACTTCGGCTCCAGATAAGAGGTCGAAGAAAGTAGAGCGTAATTACTCAGATGCCAATAGTGAGAAAGGTCATTCATATGATGAAATCTCTCCTAAGAAACCTGGTTCACGCATAACTTCAAG AAACACATCTTCAGTTTCATCAGGATGTGATCTGCTCTCTGATAGAGGTTTGGATCGATATGATGAATGGCATGCTGATTTGCTTGGTTGTTGCTCAGAACCATATTTGT GTATAAAGACATTCTTCTGTCCTTGTGGTACGCTTTCAAAGATTGCTACTGTGGCAACAAACAGGCATATGT cttctgcAGAAGCATGCAATGAATTGATGGCATATTCATTGATATTGTCATGCTGTTGCTACACATGCTGTGTTAGAAGGAAGCTTCGCAAGGCATTAAACATCACG GGTGGATTTATTGATGATTTCCTCTCACATTTGATGTGCTGCTGTTGCGCCCTTGTTCAAGAATGGCGAGAAGTAGAGATACGTGGGTTTAATGGTATGTCCAGTATATGCCAATTGCCAAGAACCTCGTGA